A genomic region of Micrococcales bacterium contains the following coding sequences:
- a CDS encoding type II toxin-antitoxin system prevent-host-death family antitoxin, with product MTTVISQRELRNSSADIMRRLRAGESFTLTSNGTPIGSLTPASQPTRLPITRPATRRGFDGFPLHPAGDTPALEILDELRADRI from the coding sequence ATGACGACGGTGATCTCGCAGCGTGAACTGCGTAATAGCTCGGCAGACATCATGCGACGGCTCCGAGCTGGGGAGTCGTTCACTTTGACGAGCAACGGGACGCCAATCGGATCGCTTACTCCGGCGTCACAACCGACGCGCCTGCCCATCACCCGGCCGGCCACCAGACGCGGATTTGACGGTTTTCCACTCCACCCGGCCGGCGACACACCGGCCTTAGAGATCCTCGATGAGCTGCGGGCGGACCGAATCTGA
- a CDS encoding 2-oxoacid:acceptor oxidoreductase family protein, which yields MTSNQPKYPGTRQVINGNGAISHVMAHVCGGVIGYPITPSTEISETFEAARAEGQLNVWGKHAFFVEAEGEHSAQSGALGAALTGGNYISNASSSQGILYALESHYVTAGKRIGGFVLQVAARVVSKHSLNVMAGHDDVYALLPAGYTILFGSDPEETADLAAIAYKTSALSLIPVANAMDGFATSHVMCEARLPEPALLKEYLGDPASRIACPTKAQEVLFGAKGRAWALDAWLDRHAGDFPPSDLEALRGYLAANGEAIEADADAALIAKALPWVPKELRQPFRRQWVNAWTKGTRQLVPALVDPNNPGLTGPVQNQPDFQAGSADHRTHFAAAVPSLVRAAMAEYNGMTGRSYAPVMTYDCEDADYIMVAMGSITEDIRAVVTYLRGQGQKVGVVSVKLLQPFPEAELVEAVKGAKAVMVLERSDDTALTRLVSQALFKASSNHQASQARYPGIPPIAAAPQLTTGIFGLGGHDVQPRHIVAAFEAMTNDDLAPLIYLGSQFFSENPTGLQAEIQEQMRQAYPETAAMALTTGENPPILPPEALRIRFHSVGGYGTIATGKLLTDVLSGVLGMRSKSAPKYGSEKSGAATNYYITLSPEPVFLTNNELEDVEVVVSPDHQVFIHTNPLKGLVRDGTFILQASQSPAEVWASLPEYARRTIKERNIHFYVVDAFKVARRLAPDPALQTRMMGIAFVGAIAGHVDAVLEQAGSLDKVMDKVRHEIDHKFGRKGKAIVDSNMAVIEAASEATERVNYDELVTAESATERRQQRTVALSAAMSLSATAVRPQALFDPDYFNTAVGTPFKEGTIAETPVLPGTGLFMPPATGAGKDKGIFRREVPLFTPEGCTGCLECAIACPDTAIPNTVHELHDLLTSAIAAIAPPPAQRTKLDGLVPAWGAEARRLLLETPDAGTWPEILRPAASALGDDQLIAKHIDALVEHLAAFPVARTRPFFDAMEKERAGSGGLLSVVVDPWKCTGCMQCVDVCGPGVLHTVDQDGSILDLIQARFEAMTALPNTPQRFTAGALEEGDFKRLLLDHTAYYSMTGGHGACRGCGEVTPIHLISTICHAQGKAQRGQHVAKLTELIDQLKAKLDGLEADQAGRAERIANLIETLDRCLFNYEAGPTGAGPAPVVYANSTGCSSVYASTMPFNPYPDPWVNSLFQDAQPLAAGIYEGLASQLVGEVRATRLAAAELDDAYTPDLAAALATLDWRDFTPAEAALMPALVSMSGDGAAYDIGFGALSRVLANGVPIKTVVLDTGGYSNTGGQASTASYTGQDADLARYGKAHAGKREARKELGLIALFHPSVYVAATCSALHSHFFAAAAGLLAYQGGAGVIQLFTPCGTENGFSEELSAERGRIAVESRMAPMFVHDPARGESLPERLSLDGNPAMDQIWASHNIQHVDAEGKTQLLEAPLTPADFALGEIRFAKQFSKLRPEVEEQAIPLAEFIELPPDQRLGKVAFIYSTDKRQRLIKVAVSEAMVELVEERKRFWLTLRLLAGRDQALANAEHLAHVKALEAQYSEALDAREQSLDQIAAAMADLATSSAAPTTGLAASIGVGSPAQAAPAGPGPGAEAPASDGTSPCDYPVWLDPADLPKCNDCATCYQELPALFEKTTILVDGAPQIVGRMIEGAIDSVVIDAEMARRIKRVKANCDAEIIQ from the coding sequence GTGACATCCAACCAGCCTAAATATCCAGGTACGCGACAGGTAATCAACGGCAATGGCGCTATCAGTCATGTCATGGCCCATGTTTGCGGTGGTGTGATTGGCTACCCCATCACACCTTCGACCGAGATTTCGGAGACCTTCGAGGCGGCCAGAGCGGAGGGACAGCTCAACGTCTGGGGCAAACACGCCTTCTTCGTCGAGGCTGAAGGTGAGCATTCAGCTCAGTCCGGCGCCTTGGGCGCGGCCCTGACCGGTGGGAACTACATTTCCAACGCCTCTTCCAGCCAGGGCATTTTGTACGCTCTGGAATCGCATTACGTCACGGCTGGCAAGCGCATTGGCGGCTTTGTGCTGCAGGTGGCCGCCCGGGTGGTGTCAAAACACTCCCTTAACGTCATGGCTGGACATGACGATGTCTACGCCTTACTGCCGGCCGGCTACACCATCTTGTTTGGCTCCGACCCAGAAGAGACGGCTGACCTGGCCGCGATCGCCTACAAGACTTCCGCCTTGTCGCTGATTCCCGTGGCCAACGCCATGGACGGCTTCGCCACCAGCCACGTCATGTGCGAAGCCCGGCTGCCTGAACCGGCCTTGTTGAAGGAGTATTTGGGCGACCCGGCCTCCCGCATCGCCTGCCCCACCAAGGCCCAAGAGGTGCTGTTTGGCGCTAAGGGCCGCGCCTGGGCCTTGGACGCCTGGTTGGACCGTCACGCCGGCGACTTCCCGCCATCGGACCTGGAGGCCTTGCGCGGTTACCTGGCGGCCAACGGCGAAGCCATTGAGGCCGATGCCGATGCGGCCCTTATCGCCAAAGCTCTACCTTGGGTGCCTAAAGAGTTGCGCCAGCCCTTCCGCCGCCAGTGGGTCAACGCCTGGACCAAGGGCACGCGGCAATTGGTGCCGGCCCTGGTTGATCCGAACAACCCTGGCCTAACCGGCCCGGTCCAAAACCAGCCCGACTTCCAGGCTGGCTCGGCCGACCACCGCACCCACTTCGCCGCCGCCGTGCCCAGCCTGGTGCGCGCTGCCATGGCTGAATACAACGGTATGACTGGCCGTAGCTATGCCCCGGTTATGACCTATGACTGTGAAGATGCCGACTACATCATGGTGGCCATGGGTTCGATCACTGAGGACATCCGGGCCGTGGTGACCTATCTGCGCGGCCAAGGCCAGAAGGTCGGGGTGGTTTCGGTCAAGCTGCTTCAGCCCTTCCCCGAGGCCGAGCTGGTCGAGGCCGTCAAGGGGGCCAAGGCCGTCATGGTGTTGGAGCGTTCCGACGACACGGCCCTAACCCGCCTGGTCTCCCAGGCCCTGTTCAAAGCCTCTTCCAACCACCAGGCCAGCCAGGCGCGCTACCCAGGCATTCCGCCAATCGCGGCCGCACCCCAGCTAACCACCGGCATTTTTGGTTTGGGCGGTCATGATGTTCAACCGCGCCACATTGTGGCTGCTTTTGAGGCCATGACCAATGACGACCTGGCGCCGCTGATCTACCTCGGTTCACAGTTCTTCTCCGAGAACCCGACCGGCTTGCAGGCTGAGATCCAAGAGCAAATGCGCCAGGCCTATCCAGAAACAGCCGCCATGGCCCTAACCACTGGCGAAAACCCACCGATTCTGCCACCCGAGGCCTTGCGTATCCGCTTCCATTCGGTTGGCGGCTACGGCACCATTGCAACCGGCAAGTTGCTGACCGATGTGCTCTCTGGTGTGCTGGGTATGCGCTCTAAGTCGGCCCCTAAATACGGGTCAGAGAAATCGGGTGCCGCCACCAACTACTACATCACGCTTTCGCCGGAGCCGGTCTTTTTGACCAACAACGAGCTCGAAGATGTTGAAGTGGTGGTCTCGCCCGACCATCAGGTGTTTATCCACACCAACCCGCTGAAGGGTCTAGTCAGGGACGGCACCTTCATCCTGCAGGCATCGCAAAGCCCAGCCGAGGTTTGGGCGTCGCTGCCGGAATACGCCCGGCGCACCATCAAGGAACGCAATATCCACTTCTACGTCGTGGACGCCTTCAAGGTGGCCAGGCGATTGGCGCCGGATCCGGCCCTGCAAACCCGCATGATGGGCATCGCCTTCGTTGGTGCCATTGCTGGTCACGTCGATGCGGTTCTGGAACAGGCCGGTTCGTTGGACAAGGTCATGGACAAAGTTCGCCACGAGATTGACCACAAGTTTGGCCGCAAAGGCAAGGCCATTGTCGACTCCAATATGGCCGTAATCGAAGCGGCCAGCGAGGCCACCGAGCGGGTCAACTACGACGAGCTGGTGACGGCTGAATCCGCCACTGAGCGCCGCCAACAGCGCACTGTGGCCTTGAGTGCGGCCATGTCTCTGTCCGCCACGGCGGTGCGCCCTCAGGCCTTGTTTGACCCGGACTACTTCAACACTGCTGTTGGCACGCCTTTCAAAGAGGGCACCATTGCCGAAACCCCGGTACTTCCTGGCACCGGGTTGTTTATGCCACCGGCCACTGGCGCCGGCAAAGATAAAGGCATTTTCCGCCGCGAGGTGCCGCTATTCACGCCTGAAGGCTGTACCGGCTGCCTCGAATGCGCCATTGCTTGCCCTGATACGGCCATCCCTAACACGGTTCATGAGCTGCATGACCTGCTAACCAGCGCCATCGCCGCGATCGCGCCGCCGCCGGCCCAAAGGACCAAGCTTGATGGCCTGGTACCCGCCTGGGGCGCGGAGGCGCGCCGTCTGCTGCTGGAGACGCCCGATGCCGGCACTTGGCCTGAGATTTTGCGTCCGGCGGCCAGCGCCTTGGGTGATGATCAACTTATCGCCAAGCACATCGATGCTCTGGTCGAACACTTGGCCGCCTTCCCGGTCGCCCGGACCAGGCCGTTCTTCGATGCCATGGAGAAGGAGCGGGCCGGCAGCGGTGGCCTGCTTTCGGTGGTAGTCGATCCTTGGAAGTGCACCGGCTGTATGCAATGCGTTGACGTTTGTGGCCCAGGGGTGTTGCACACTGTGGACCAGGATGGCTCGATCCTTGACTTGATCCAGGCTCGCTTCGAAGCGATGACGGCCCTGCCCAATACGCCGCAGCGCTTCACGGCCGGGGCTCTGGAAGAGGGCGACTTCAAGCGGCTGCTGTTGGACCACACGGCCTACTATTCGATGACCGGCGGCCACGGGGCTTGCCGTGGTTGTGGTGAGGTCACACCGATTCACCTGATTTCAACCATTTGCCACGCCCAAGGCAAGGCCCAACGCGGCCAGCATGTGGCCAAGCTGACCGAGCTGATTGATCAGCTCAAGGCCAAGCTTGATGGGCTGGAGGCTGACCAAGCCGGGCGGGCTGAGCGCATCGCCAATCTGATCGAAACCTTGGATCGGTGTTTGTTCAACTACGAGGCCGGCCCCACAGGTGCCGGCCCGGCTCCGGTGGTCTACGCCAATTCGACCGGCTGTTCTTCGGTTTACGCCTCGACCATGCCGTTCAACCCCTACCCCGACCCGTGGGTGAATTCGCTGTTCCAAGACGCCCAGCCGCTGGCGGCCGGCATCTACGAGGGTTTGGCCAGCCAATTGGTCGGTGAGGTCAGGGCCACCCGCCTGGCTGCGGCGGAGCTAGATGACGCCTACACCCCGGACCTGGCCGCCGCCCTGGCGACATTGGATTGGCGTGACTTCACCCCGGCCGAGGCGGCCCTGATGCCAGCCTTGGTGTCAATGAGTGGTGACGGTGCCGCCTATGACATTGGCTTTGGTGCCTTGTCGCGGGTCTTGGCTAACGGTGTTCCGATCAAGACGGTGGTGCTGGACACCGGTGGTTACTCCAACACTGGTGGCCAGGCCTCGACCGCTAGCTACACCGGTCAAGATGCCGACCTGGCTCGTTATGGCAAGGCTCATGCTGGCAAACGTGAGGCCCGCAAGGAGCTTGGGCTGATCGCCCTGTTCCATCCTTCGGTTTATGTCGCCGCCACTTGTTCGGCTCTGCACAGCCACTTCTTTGCCGCCGCGGCCGGTTTGTTGGCCTACCAAGGCGGCGCCGGAGTGATCCAGCTCTTCACCCCGTGCGGTACGGAGAACGGCTTCAGCGAGGAACTCTCAGCCGAGCGCGGCCGGATCGCGGTCGAATCGCGGATGGCGCCAATGTTTGTGCACGACCCGGCCCGTGGCGAGTCGTTGCCGGAGCGGTTGTCCCTGGACGGCAACCCGGCTATGGACCAGATCTGGGCCAGCCACAACATCCAGCATGTCGATGCTGAGGGCAAGACCCAGCTACTCGAAGCGCCTTTGACTCCGGCCGATTTCGCCTTAGGTGAGATCCGCTTCGCCAAACAGTTCTCCAAACTGCGCCCTGAGGTCGAAGAACAGGCCATTCCGCTGGCCGAATTCATCGAACTGCCGCCGGACCAGCGCTTGGGCAAAGTGGCCTTCATCTACTCGACCGACAAGCGCCAACGGCTGATCAAAGTGGCGGTTTCGGAAGCCATGGTCGAGTTGGTTGAGGAACGTAAGCGCTTCTGGTTGACGCTGCGGCTGCTGGCCGGACGCGACCAAGCCCTGGCCAACGCCGAGCACCTGGCCCATGTCAAAGCCCTTGAGGCCCAGTACAGCGAGGCCTTGGACGCGCGCGAGCAGTCGCTCGACCAGATCGCGGCGGCCATGGCTGACCTGGCCACTTCCTCGGCCGCTCCAACTACTGGGCTAGCCGCCTCGATCGGGGTTGGCAGCCCCGCCCAAGCCGCACCAGCTGGCCCTGGCCCGGGCGCTGAGGCACCGGCATCGGACGGGACCAGCCCATGCGACTACCCGGTTTGGCTCGATCCGGCTGACCTGCCCAAATGCAACGACTGCGCCACCTGCTACCAGGAGCTGCCAGCGCTATTCGAGAAGACCACCATTTTGGTCGACGGTGCACCGCAAATAGTGGGCCGAATGATTGAAGGCGCAATCGACTCGGTGGTGATCGACGCAGAAATGGCGCGGCGTATCAAGCGGGTCAAAGCCAATTGCGATGCGGAGATCATCCAGTGA
- a CDS encoding DUF4870 domain-containing protein: MSNIPPAPPPPPQGPPPQGPPPQGPPPPPQGPPPGGQYPPQGAPGYPPPAPQGPPPGQPYPPQGGQYPPPGVPAGQAPPLRPDEERLWATLAHAGGIPSNFVAPLIIWLVFKARSRFVDDQAKEALNFQITVAIAFVAAGIVSFLLILIFPPLFFVMWILLPAIFVANLVFGIMGAMAANKGTAYRYPISLRIIK; this comes from the coding sequence ATGTCAAACATCCCACCGGCACCGCCGCCTCCGCCGCAGGGGCCACCTCCCCAGGGGCCGCCGCCGCAGGGGCCGCCGCCTCCGCCGCAGGGACCACCACCTGGTGGGCAGTACCCGCCACAGGGTGCGCCCGGCTACCCGCCGCCTGCGCCCCAAGGGCCGCCGCCCGGTCAGCCCTACCCGCCGCAGGGTGGGCAGTACCCACCGCCTGGTGTGCCTGCTGGTCAGGCTCCGCCGCTGCGGCCAGACGAAGAACGGCTTTGGGCCACTCTGGCCCACGCTGGCGGAATTCCCTCTAACTTTGTGGCCCCGCTGATCATCTGGCTAGTTTTCAAAGCCCGGAGTCGCTTTGTCGATGACCAAGCCAAAGAAGCCCTGAACTTCCAGATCACGGTGGCCATTGCTTTTGTTGCGGCTGGCATAGTCTCGTTCCTTCTCATCTTGATCTTCCCGCCTCTCTTTTTCGTTATGTGGATTCTGCTTCCCGCCATTTTTGTCGCTAATCTGGTCTTTGGCATCATGGGCGCCATGGCAGCCAACAAGGGCACGGCCTACCGGTATCCGATCAGCCTCCGGATCATCAAGTAA
- a CDS encoding DUF47 family protein, whose amino-acid sequence MRFRITPKDIGFFGMFAEQAKHLVAGAEALREMVEADFDERVDLAAQVREIEHHADDAAHAIIRRLNSTFVTPFDRDDMYELASALDTCMDYMEEAADLIVLYRIHQIPRKIGKQIKILQRAAELTAETMPNLESMQGLSDYWVEINRLENQADRAYRALVADLFETETDPILIMKLKELIETLEAAADAFERVANIVETICLKES is encoded by the coding sequence GTGCGATTCCGAATCACCCCCAAAGACATTGGCTTCTTTGGCATGTTCGCGGAGCAGGCCAAGCACCTAGTAGCCGGGGCCGAGGCCCTGCGCGAAATGGTGGAAGCAGACTTCGACGAACGGGTCGACCTGGCCGCCCAGGTCCGCGAGATTGAGCATCACGCCGATGACGCCGCCCATGCCATTATCCGCCGCCTGAACTCTACTTTTGTTACGCCATTCGACCGGGATGACATGTATGAGCTGGCCAGCGCGCTGGACACCTGCATGGACTACATGGAGGAAGCGGCCGACCTGATTGTGCTTTACCGGATTCACCAAATCCCGCGCAAGATCGGCAAACAGATCAAGATTCTGCAACGGGCGGCCGAACTGACAGCTGAGACCATGCCCAACTTGGAGTCGATGCAAGGCCTAAGCGACTACTGGGTCGAGATCAACCGGCTGGAAAACCAGGCCGACCGGGCCTACCGAGCGCTGGTGGCAGACCTTTTTGAGACCGAAACTGACCCGATTTTGATCATGAAGCTCAAAGAGCTGATCGAGACCCTAGAGGCGGCGGCTGACGCCTTCGAACGGGTGGCCAACATAGTCGAGACGATCTGTCTGAAGGAATCATAG
- a CDS encoding sulfide/dihydroorotate dehydrogenase-like FAD/NAD-binding protein: protein MSDQIQRWETARAELEADRAALDELGASPQVRQFRNQVTVLEQALAVEPRAFRNVFLEQGMAAVAWEFKQRDISKELTLRIWDMLLAGGDVATVMLRFLWNLPVGKKRAFIRGLDSHLSDRYPMFDGLSEQWPANNAIPPYIRPPEERVKDSSLVNTGYLGYQALGFTLRECELFVWLEALRDKQCAEKNCVIGELITGKRDPVGGCPVKIDIPEMFGLIGEGRFDQAVKMLEQANPLPNVTGRVCPQELQCQGVCLHKTAMTIGQVEWFLAEWDKQVHPNANAERFAGVSDPWQVATKPPVGIVGSGPSGLIAAYLLARDGFPVTVFEAFHELGGVLRYGIPEFRLPNALIDDVVEKIRLLGGRFVTNFVVGKTATLEQLAQAGFWKIFVGSGAGLPKFMNVPGEHLVGVMSANEFLTRVNLMGAASDDTETPLPAVAGKEIMVIGGGNTAMDAARTARRLGGHVQIVYRRTKAEMPARVEELEHAIEEGVIVATLRAPTEFHGDEATSFVTGATVGIMELGEPDDSGRRRPVATGETTYMPTDLVIMALGNSANPIIKDSEPRLAVSSWGSIELEADGSQETSVPGVYTGGDAARGGSTAILAAGDGQSAAREIQALPELELDQVKAMVASAGRYSQTGAARAVVLAKTHLSEGIEELVIHAPVIAAAAQAGQFVRLLPVAEVGELIPLTLADWDAQAGTITLVVQAVGTSSHQINALAVGETAAGVAGPLGQPSQLHRYDADRVVFVAGGLGLPPVYPILREHLRLGNHCVLIAGFRTKDLMFWDGAEERIESLRAEFGDLLEVIYTTNDGSFGVEGFVTNPLEDLLKAAKTGSGAGIGEVIAIGPAVMMRAVADLTRGFEVKTVASLNSIMVDATGMCGACMVPVIEGDRLVRKHACIDGPEIDAHAIDWDKFLPRYRQFATQEQASRLRHGLR, encoded by the coding sequence GTGAGCGACCAGATTCAACGCTGGGAAACAGCCCGGGCCGAGCTTGAGGCTGACCGGGCGGCGCTGGACGAGCTCGGTGCCAGCCCGCAGGTGCGCCAATTCCGCAACCAGGTGACGGTGCTGGAACAGGCTCTGGCCGTTGAGCCGCGGGCTTTCCGCAATGTCTTCCTGGAGCAGGGCATGGCGGCGGTGGCTTGGGAGTTCAAGCAGCGCGACATTTCCAAGGAACTGACCTTGCGGATCTGGGACATGCTGCTGGCTGGCGGCGATGTCGCGACCGTCATGCTGCGGTTCTTGTGGAATTTGCCGGTGGGCAAGAAACGGGCCTTTATCCGGGGTTTGGATAGCCACCTATCTGACCGCTACCCCATGTTCGATGGACTAAGCGAGCAGTGGCCGGCCAATAACGCCATTCCGCCCTACATCCGCCCACCGGAAGAACGGGTCAAGGATTCATCCCTGGTCAACACCGGCTACTTGGGTTACCAGGCCCTAGGTTTCACGCTGCGTGAATGCGAGCTGTTCGTGTGGCTAGAGGCGCTGCGGGACAAACAATGCGCTGAAAAGAACTGCGTCATTGGCGAGCTGATTACCGGCAAACGCGACCCGGTGGGGGGTTGCCCGGTCAAAATTGACATTCCGGAGATGTTTGGGCTAATTGGCGAGGGCCGGTTTGACCAGGCGGTCAAAATGCTTGAGCAGGCCAATCCGCTGCCCAATGTGACCGGCCGGGTTTGCCCGCAAGAACTACAGTGCCAGGGCGTTTGCTTGCATAAGACCGCCATGACCATTGGTCAGGTCGAATGGTTCTTAGCTGAATGGGACAAGCAGGTCCACCCCAACGCCAACGCCGAGCGTTTCGCCGGTGTCTCCGACCCGTGGCAGGTCGCCACCAAACCGCCTGTCGGCATTGTCGGTTCGGGTCCATCCGGTTTGATCGCGGCCTACCTACTGGCCCGCGACGGTTTCCCGGTGACGGTATTCGAGGCCTTCCACGAACTGGGCGGCGTGCTGCGCTACGGCATCCCCGAGTTCCGTTTGCCCAACGCCCTGATCGACGATGTCGTTGAGAAGATCCGCCTGCTCGGTGGGCGGTTTGTGACCAACTTTGTGGTGGGCAAGACCGCCACCCTGGAGCAATTGGCCCAGGCCGGTTTTTGGAAGATCTTTGTTGGTTCCGGCGCCGGGCTGCCCAAGTTCATGAACGTGCCGGGCGAACACCTGGTTGGCGTGATGTCTGCCAATGAGTTCTTGACCCGGGTCAATTTGATGGGCGCGGCCAGCGATGACACCGAGACACCTTTGCCGGCCGTAGCCGGTAAAGAGATCATGGTGATTGGCGGTGGCAACACCGCTATGGATGCGGCCCGCACCGCCCGCCGGCTGGGCGGCCACGTTCAGATTGTCTACCGCCGCACCAAAGCCGAGATGCCGGCCAGGGTCGAGGAACTTGAACACGCCATCGAAGAAGGCGTCATAGTGGCGACGCTGCGCGCGCCGACTGAGTTCCATGGCGACGAGGCGACTTCGTTTGTGACCGGGGCCACGGTTGGCATCATGGAGCTGGGTGAACCCGATGATTCTGGCCGGCGGCGGCCAGTGGCCACAGGTGAGACCACCTATATGCCAACTGACCTGGTGATCATGGCCTTAGGTAACTCAGCCAACCCCATCATCAAGGACTCTGAACCGCGCTTGGCCGTGTCCAGCTGGGGTTCAATCGAACTGGAAGCCGACGGGTCGCAGGAAACCTCAGTTCCCGGTGTCTACACCGGTGGCGATGCCGCGCGGGGCGGTTCGACCGCCATTTTGGCGGCCGGCGATGGTCAAAGTGCCGCCCGCGAGATCCAGGCCCTACCGGAGTTGGAGCTGGATCAGGTCAAGGCCATGGTGGCCAGTGCCGGGCGCTACTCCCAGACCGGTGCCGCCAGGGCGGTTGTCCTGGCCAAAACCCATTTGTCTGAGGGCATCGAGGAGCTGGTCATTCACGCGCCGGTGATCGCGGCGGCAGCCCAGGCTGGACAGTTTGTCCGGCTGCTGCCGGTGGCAGAAGTCGGCGAGCTGATACCGCTGACCCTGGCCGATTGGGATGCCCAGGCTGGCACCATCACTTTGGTGGTCCAGGCGGTTGGCACCTCTTCGCACCAGATCAACGCCTTGGCGGTGGGCGAAACGGCGGCTGGGGTGGCCGGTCCCTTGGGCCAGCCGTCGCAGCTGCACCGCTACGACGCTGACCGAGTCGTGTTTGTGGCCGGTGGTCTGGGTCTTCCTCCCGTCTACCCGATTTTGCGCGAACACCTGCGGCTGGGTAACCACTGCGTGCTAATCGCCGGTTTCAGAACCAAGGATCTGATGTTCTGGGATGGAGCAGAAGAACGAATCGAATCGCTACGGGCCGAATTCGGTGATCTGCTTGAGGTCATCTACACCACCAATGACGGCTCCTTCGGGGTCGAGGGTTTCGTCACCAACCCACTCGAAGACCTACTGAAGGCGGCCAAGACTGGCTCAGGCGCCGGCATCGGCGAAGTCATCGCCATTGGGCCGGCTGTGATGATGCGGGCGGTGGCCGACTTGACCAGGGGTTTTGAGGTCAAGACTGTGGCCTCGCTGAACTCGATTATGGTTGACGCCACAGGCATGTGCGGGGCCTGTATGGTGCCCGTAATCGAAGGTGACCGGCTGGTGCGTAAACACGCCTGCATTGACGGCCCGGAGATCGACGCCCACGCCATTGACTGGGACAAGTTCTTGCCGCGTTACCGCCAATTTGCTACCCAGGAGCAGGCCAGCCGCCTGCGCCACGGTCTCAGGTAG
- a CDS encoding type II toxin-antitoxin system VapC family toxin, whose protein sequence is MKLLVSEPESAALIAELGDPKHQTVSSDLLETELGRVAVRVGASGGDVAAILALFDLATPDRSTYRQAALLPHPTLRSLDALHIAAAIDLNADAIVTYDMRMIEACQALGITVLSPK, encoded by the coding sequence GTGAAACTTCTGGTATCTGAGCCGGAAAGCGCTGCGCTCATTGCTGAACTCGGCGATCCAAAGCACCAGACAGTCTCCAGTGATTTGTTGGAGACCGAATTGGGCCGCGTCGCGGTCCGGGTCGGTGCTTCCGGCGGCGACGTGGCCGCGATCCTCGCACTTTTCGATCTGGCCACACCTGACCGTTCGACCTACCGGCAGGCAGCGCTGCTGCCGCATCCAACCCTGCGCAGCCTTGACGCCCTGCACATCGCCGCTGCGATCGATCTCAATGCCGACGCCATTGTCACCTACGACATGCGAATGATCGAGGCCTGCCAAGCGCTCGGCATCACGGTGCTCAGCCCCAAGTGA
- a CDS encoding inorganic phosphate transporter, with protein sequence MVVIALAVMVLALAFDFTNGFHDAANAIATAVSTRALTPRVALSMAALMNLVGALLGTGVAKTIADTVDLNGLKDNGHVGEALFIVLGGLVGAIAWNLITWWKGLPSSSSHALIGGLTGSGLAAMVFFNTGNTPDAAVTIHWAKIGSKVLIPMVISPVVGFSLAFALMVGLMWLFRRSNPSKTTRRFRHLQIVSAGAMALGHGLQDAQKTMGVMFMAGLTIGWIAPGSDIPLWIKLLAAAAISLGTYAGGWRIMRTLGRKIIELDPVRGFAAETVAASVLYTTAFVFQAPISTTHTITSAIMGVGATRRLSAVRWGVAKNIVGAWIITFPAAGTAGALAFFALHGLQAWLGVA encoded by the coding sequence TTGGTGGTCATTGCCCTGGCCGTCATGGTTTTGGCGTTGGCCTTTGACTTCACCAACGGTTTCCACGACGCGGCCAACGCCATCGCTACGGCGGTTTCGACCCGAGCCCTGACGCCCCGGGTGGCCTTGTCAATGGCCGCCCTGATGAACCTGGTTGGAGCGCTATTAGGCACCGGGGTGGCCAAAACCATTGCCGACACAGTCGACCTGAACGGCCTGAAAGACAACGGCCACGTTGGCGAGGCCCTCTTCATTGTGCTGGGCGGCCTGGTTGGGGCGATTGCCTGGAATTTGATCACCTGGTGGAAGGGCCTGCCCTCATCCAGTTCGCATGCGCTGATTGGCGGGCTGACAGGTTCTGGCTTGGCGGCGATGGTTTTTTTCAACACCGGCAACACCCCCGATGCCGCCGTCACCATTCACTGGGCCAAAATTGGCTCCAAAGTGCTGATCCCCATGGTGATATCGCCGGTGGTCGGTTTCTCGTTGGCCTTTGCCCTGATGGTAGGACTGATGTGGTTGTTCCGCCGGTCCAACCCGTCCAAAACCACCCGCCGCTTCCGCCACCTGCAGATTGTTTCAGCTGGGGCTATGGCCCTTGGCCACGGCTTGCAGGACGCCCAAAAGACTATGGGTGTGATGTTCATGGCCGGTTTGACCATCGGTTGGATCGCGCCAGGTAGCGACATCCCGCTGTGGATCAAATTGCTGGCGGCGGCCGCCATTTCGCTTGGCACTTACGCCGGCGGCTGGCGCATTATGCGGACACTTGGGCGCAAAATCATCGAACTTGACCCGGTGCGCGGTTTCGCGGCTGAAACCGTGGCGGCCTCGGTCCTTTACACCACGGCCTTCGTTTTCCAGGCCCCAATTTCCACCACCCACACCATCACCAGCGCCATTATGGGCGTTGGCGCCACCCGCCGGCTTTCGGCTGTGCGGTGGGGGGTGGCCAAGAACATCGTTGGCGCTTGGATCATCACTTTCCCGGCCGCCGGCACGGCTGGGGCGCTGGCCTTTTTTGCCCTGCACGGCCTGCAAGCTTGGCTTGGGGTGGCCTAG